A single window of Cytobacillus dafuensis DNA harbors:
- the brnQ gene encoding branched-chain amino acid transport system II carrier protein — MSSRGSFSFLIAVGFMLFALFFGAGNLIFPVMLGQMAGENVWAANAGFIVTGVGLPLLAILALGFSGKSDLQSLASRVHPIYGIFFTCALYLSIGPLFAIPRTGTVSFEIGIKPFLGENAGIMPMIIFTIIFFGVTLFFSLKSSKLVDIVGKILTPLLLIFIGILIVTAFVNPIGEIQAPTEAYMSNAFFKGFKEGYLTMDVLAAFVFGIIIINTMKENGAATKKQIMTSTMKVGFIAAGLLAIIYTSLAYMGATSVEGIGQLENGGAVLAAVSSHYFGSFGKVILSVIVIAACLTTSIGLITSCASYFNKIVPSISYTKWAVIFSVFSTVIANAGLSKLIAFSVPVLVALYPLAICLLVLTFLHPLFKGKSGVYKGSILFTAVVSIFDGLNAAGIQIQAINELFTNILPLYSVGVGWLVPAIVGGLIGYVFSSVKKGSFQASQVNEKLN; from the coding sequence ATGTCATCAAGAGGGTCATTTTCATTTCTTATTGCGGTTGGCTTTATGCTATTTGCTTTGTTTTTCGGAGCGGGTAACTTAATTTTCCCAGTTATGCTCGGGCAAATGGCTGGAGAAAATGTTTGGGCTGCTAATGCTGGATTTATCGTAACTGGTGTTGGTTTGCCATTACTTGCTATTCTAGCTTTAGGTTTTTCAGGCAAAAGTGATTTACAATCATTAGCAAGTCGCGTACATCCAATTTACGGAATTTTCTTTACATGTGCTCTTTATTTATCCATTGGACCACTATTCGCAATTCCTAGAACAGGTACAGTTTCTTTTGAAATCGGAATTAAACCATTCCTAGGTGAGAACGCTGGTATCATGCCAATGATCATCTTTACCATTATCTTTTTCGGAGTAACATTATTCTTTTCATTAAAATCTTCTAAGCTTGTTGATATTGTAGGAAAAATTTTAACGCCATTATTGCTTATTTTTATCGGAATTCTTATTGTAACAGCATTTGTTAACCCAATTGGAGAAATTCAAGCACCTACTGAAGCTTATATGTCAAATGCATTTTTTAAAGGCTTCAAAGAGGGTTACTTGACGATGGATGTTCTAGCTGCCTTTGTGTTTGGCATCATTATTATCAATACGATGAAGGAAAATGGCGCAGCGACGAAGAAGCAAATCATGACTTCTACTATGAAGGTAGGTTTCATTGCAGCAGGACTTCTAGCTATTATTTATACATCACTTGCTTATATGGGCGCAACGAGTGTTGAGGGAATTGGACAATTGGAAAATGGCGGCGCAGTGCTTGCTGCTGTATCTAGTCATTATTTCGGATCTTTCGGCAAAGTCATACTTTCTGTCATCGTTATCGCAGCTTGCTTAACGACAAGTATCGGTCTTATCACTTCATGTGCGTCTTATTTCAATAAAATAGTACCAAGCATTTCTTATACTAAGTGGGCTGTCATCTTCTCTGTATTTAGCACAGTCATTGCAAATGCTGGTTTATCAAAATTAATTGCATTTTCGGTTCCAGTTTTAGTAGCATTATACCCATTAGCTATTTGTTTATTAGTCTTAACCTTCCTGCACCCTCTTTTCAAGGGAAAATCAGGTGTTTATAAAGGAAGTATTCTATTCACTGCAGTTGTCAGCATTTTCGACGGATTAAATGCAGCTGGCATTCAAATTCAGGCAATCAATGAATTATTTACGAACATCCTTCCTTTATATTCAGTGGGAGTTGGCTGGCTCGTTCCAGCAATTGTCGGCGGATTGATTGGCTATGTATTTAGCTCGGTTAAGAAAGGAAGCTTTCAGGCTTCACAGGTTAATGAAAAATTAAATTAA
- a CDS encoding amino acid permease: MKKECTTLTSTTASTDSTQLKRSLKARHLTMISLGGSIGTGIFLASGGAIATAGPGGALLAYAAIGIMVYFLMTSLAEMAAYMPVAGSFKVYATKFVDPAFGFAIGWNYWYNWAITIAAELAAVVLIMKFWFPDSPSFIWSGIALVIMFGLNYLSVRGFGEAEYWFSLIKVVTVIIFIITGTLMIFGIMGGEAIGFSNFTIGDAPFNGGFFAILGVFMAAGFSFQGTELLGVAAGESENPEKTIPKAINSVFWRILLFYILAIFVIGMILPYTDERLLSSDISVSPFTLVFERAGFAFAASVMNAIILTAVLSAGNSGMYAATRMLWDLARDGKAPKFLGKLDRRGVPVNALLVTTLVGSLAFLTTFFGDGVVYIWLLNASGMAGFVTWLGIAISHYRFRRAYVVQGGDLNALPYRAKWFPIGPLLALILCTFIILGQNIPAFIGGTIDWNGVFVSYIGLPLFLIVWLVYKIKYKTKLIPLEECDLGKE, translated from the coding sequence ATTAAAAAGGAGTGTACAACATTGACAAGCACAACAGCATCAACTGATTCAACTCAATTAAAAAGATCGCTTAAAGCACGCCATCTTACCATGATTTCTCTCGGGGGATCCATTGGTACAGGCATATTCTTGGCAAGCGGTGGAGCTATTGCTACTGCCGGACCTGGCGGAGCCTTACTTGCTTATGCTGCAATCGGGATTATGGTTTACTTCTTAATGACAAGTCTTGCTGAGATGGCAGCCTATATGCCTGTAGCGGGTTCATTCAAAGTGTATGCAACAAAATTCGTTGATCCGGCATTTGGTTTTGCTATCGGCTGGAATTACTGGTATAACTGGGCGATTACGATTGCCGCCGAACTTGCTGCAGTTGTATTAATTATGAAGTTTTGGTTTCCTGATAGCCCTTCGTTTATCTGGAGCGGAATTGCTCTTGTCATTATGTTCGGATTGAATTACTTGTCTGTCAGAGGATTTGGAGAAGCCGAATACTGGTTTTCACTTATTAAAGTAGTGACAGTCATCATCTTCATCATTACGGGTACCTTGATGATTTTTGGAATTATGGGTGGAGAAGCAATTGGATTTTCAAACTTCACCATTGGGGATGCACCATTTAACGGCGGGTTCTTTGCGATCCTTGGTGTTTTTATGGCTGCAGGCTTTTCATTCCAAGGGACTGAATTGCTTGGAGTAGCTGCCGGAGAAAGTGAAAATCCGGAAAAGACCATCCCAAAAGCGATCAACTCCGTATTTTGGCGAATCCTGCTATTTTACATTTTAGCGATTTTCGTCATCGGAATGATTCTTCCCTATACAGATGAACGCTTATTAAGCAGCGATATTTCCGTAAGCCCGTTTACACTTGTATTTGAACGAGCAGGATTTGCTTTTGCAGCATCTGTCATGAATGCAATCATCTTAACAGCCGTATTATCTGCCGGCAACTCTGGTATGTACGCAGCTACTCGTATGCTTTGGGATTTAGCTCGCGATGGAAAAGCACCGAAATTCTTAGGGAAATTAGATCGAAGAGGTGTGCCAGTTAATGCTTTACTCGTTACAACTTTAGTTGGCTCCCTTGCATTCTTAACTACTTTTTTCGGAGATGGCGTCGTATATATTTGGCTTCTAAATGCTTCTGGTATGGCTGGCTTTGTCACATGGTTAGGAATCGCTATAAGCCATTACCGATTCCGTAGAGCGTACGTTGTCCAAGGTGGAGATTTAAACGCACTTCCTTACCGAGCAAAATGGTTTCCAATCGGTCCATTATTAGCATTGATTCTATGTACTTTCATCATTTTAGGCCAAAACATTCCCGCTTTCATTGGCGGTACCATTGATTGGAATGGCGTATTCGTTTCCTATATTGGTTTACCTCTGTTCTTAATCGTTTGGCTTGTCTATAAAATAAAGTACAAAACAAAGTTAATTCCATTAGAAGAATGTGATTTAGGGAAAGAATAG
- a CDS encoding GntR family transcriptional regulator: protein MPIPTNYSTPTRMSAKKRAFSQILEWIIDGTLHPKEKLNDADLAQALGVSRTPIREALQLLSFQGFVEMYPGVGTQVTEVNKEDISKILPPLGVLQALATELAAPIISQETIRKLREINTMFARAVETGDSYTALKLDEEFHQNIVNVTENSYIASTVSTLQSHVRRLYFHNSIFLTPHSIDEHEAILRAFEENNKEEAARIAKSNVINAIDIYYAKQGKNNEVE, encoded by the coding sequence ATGCCGATACCTACTAATTACTCTACTCCAACTCGAATGTCAGCAAAAAAACGTGCCTTTTCACAAATACTAGAATGGATTATTGACGGGACATTGCATCCAAAAGAAAAGCTGAATGATGCGGATCTTGCACAAGCTTTAGGTGTCAGCCGTACACCGATTAGAGAAGCTTTGCAGTTACTTAGCTTTCAAGGGTTTGTCGAAATGTATCCGGGAGTGGGGACTCAAGTTACGGAAGTAAACAAAGAGGATATTTCAAAAATTTTACCCCCATTAGGAGTACTGCAGGCTTTAGCTACTGAACTTGCAGCACCTATTATTAGTCAAGAAACCATTCGTAAGCTGCGTGAAATTAACACGATGTTTGCTCGGGCAGTAGAAACGGGTGATTCTTATACTGCCTTGAAGCTAGATGAGGAGTTTCATCAAAATATTGTGAATGTGACTGAGAATTCTTATATTGCCAGTACTGTGTCAACCCTTCAATCACATGTTCGACGCCTATACTTTCATAACTCGATTTTTCTTACTCCACACTCTATTGATGAGCATGAAGCTATTTTAAGGGCATTTGAAGAGAATAATAAAGAAGAAGCAGCCCGCATTGCCAAATCGAATGTGATTAATGCAATTGATATTTACTATGCAAAACAAGGAAAAAACAACGAAGTAGAATAA
- a CDS encoding DUF3784 domain-containing protein, which translates to MNQHFIIISLILFILAYLVGVKKQTWLLSGFNQKRVKDQDKLAKLVGSYNFVMAIVILGGAFIDHPDTQVLIPILIIGYVILLGYVNTKMVE; encoded by the coding sequence ATGAATCAACATTTCATAATCATATCACTCATTCTCTTTATTTTAGCGTATCTTGTAGGAGTTAAAAAGCAAACTTGGCTTTTATCGGGATTTAATCAAAAACGTGTTAAAGATCAAGATAAACTGGCGAAATTGGTAGGTTCATACAATTTTGTAATGGCGATTGTTATTCTAGGAGGTGCTTTTATAGACCATCCAGATACCCAAGTGTTAATTCCAATTTTGATAATTGGTTATGTCATCTTACTTGGCTATGTAAATACAAAAATGGTTGAATAA
- a CDS encoding alpha/beta-type small acid-soluble spore protein has product MARRKRRPLVPDSRGALDQFKNQVMANEGYHIDKENPDNVKFEVANEVGVPLQKGYNGRLTSKEAGKVGGKIGGSMVKELVRMAQERMKNK; this is encoded by the coding sequence ATGGCAAGAAGAAAACGCCGTCCACTTGTTCCTGATTCGAGAGGTGCCCTAGATCAATTTAAAAATCAAGTCATGGCTAATGAAGGATATCATATAGACAAAGAAAACCCAGACAATGTGAAATTTGAGGTAGCGAATGAAGTCGGCGTCCCCCTTCAAAAAGGCTATAACGGAAGATTAACCTCCAAGGAGGCTGGAAAAGTCGGCGGCAAAATTGGAGGCAGTATGGTTAAAGAGCTTGTCCGCATGGCACAGGAACGAATGAAGAACAAATAA
- a CDS encoding alpha/beta hydrolase encodes MNKYQSVISDGFKLNYCIKGHGNPILVVGSSVYYPRLFSENLYEKFQFIFLDHRGFVKPARALQPEDYTLDKVLDDIEVARQSLNLENFIILGHSGHAFMALEYARKYPRHVQKVVLLNSAPTNSEERQRQSFSFFNETASSERQRHFEKEIVLLENDIKKDPERRFVHMCIRMGAHSFYDYTFNAAYMWDGVYTNMPIIDYLWGEAFGELNLIQSLANFNKPVFIGLGRYDYLVAPVSLWDPIDNTYENVKKVIFEHSGHNPMFEEPNSFDKKLAEWINESK; translated from the coding sequence ATGAATAAATATCAAAGTGTAATTAGTGATGGATTTAAGTTGAATTACTGTATAAAAGGGCATGGAAATCCAATATTAGTGGTGGGAAGCAGTGTATATTATCCTCGTTTGTTCTCGGAAAATTTATACGAAAAGTTCCAGTTCATTTTCTTGGATCATAGAGGATTTGTAAAGCCGGCTCGAGCATTACAACCAGAAGACTATACTTTAGATAAAGTATTAGATGATATAGAAGTGGCAAGGCAATCCCTTAATCTTGAGAACTTTATCATACTCGGGCATTCTGGACATGCCTTTATGGCTTTGGAATATGCTAGAAAATACCCTAGACATGTTCAGAAAGTTGTCTTATTAAATTCAGCACCTACAAATAGCGAAGAAAGACAGCGGCAAAGTTTTTCATTTTTTAATGAGACAGCAAGTTCAGAGAGACAGAGGCATTTTGAAAAAGAGATTGTCTTATTAGAAAATGATATTAAGAAAGATCCTGAAAGACGATTTGTTCACATGTGTATTCGTATGGGAGCCCATAGTTTTTACGATTATACATTTAATGCAGCTTATATGTGGGATGGTGTATATACGAATATGCCAATTATTGATTATCTATGGGGAGAAGCATTCGGAGAACTTAATCTGATACAATCATTGGCTAATTTCAATAAACCAGTATTTATTGGCTTAGGGAGATATGATTATTTGGTCGCACCTGTTTCGCTTTGGGATCCTATTGATAACACATATGAGAACGTGAAGAAAGTGATTTTTGAGCATAGTGGACATAATCCTATGTTTGAAGAACCTAATTCTTTTGATAAAAAATTGGCCGAATGGATCAATGAAAGCAAGTAG
- the uvrA gene encoding excinuclease ABC subunit UvrA: MAMDKLIVKGARAHNLKNIDVTIPRDKLVVLTGLSGSGKSSLAFDTIYAEGQRRYVESLSAYARQFLGQMDKPDVDAIEGLSPAISIDQKTTSRNPRSTVGTVTEIYDYLRLLYARVGRPTCPNHNIEISSQTIEQMVDRILEYPERTKLQVLAPLVSGRKGTHVKILEEVKKQGFVRVRIDGDMHDLGEEIELEKNKKHSIEVVIDRIVVKDGVSSRLADSIETALKLGNGKVLIDVIGEEELLFSENHACPHCGFSIGELEPRMFSFNSPFGACSHCDGLGSKLEVDVDLVIPNQELTLNQYAIAPWESTTSQYYPQLLGAICTHYGIDMDIPVKDIPENLLDKILYGSNGEKIFFHYENDFGQVRETMVEFEGVIRNVERRYKETSSDYIREQMEKYMAQQPCPGCKGYRLKEETLAVLISGQHIGKVTELSIEEAFKFFDQLNLSEKEMKIANLIFREIKERLGFLVNVGLDYLTLSRAAGTLSGGEAQRIRLATQIGSRLTGVLYILDEPSIGLHQRDNDRLIDTMKNMRDIGNTLIVVEHDEDTMFAADYLIDIGPGAGVHGGEIVSAGTPQEVMDDPNSLTGQYLSGKKFIPLPVERRKNDGRFIEIKGAKENNLKNVSVKFPLGTFTAVTGVSGSGKSTLINEILHKALAQRLNRAKTKPGEHKEIKGIEHLDKVIDIDQSPIGRTPRSNPATYTGVFDDIRDVFATTNEAKVRGYKKGRFSFNVKGGRCEACRGDGIIKIEMHFLPDVYVPCEVCHGKRYNRETLEVKYKGKNISEILDMTVEDAVVFFENIPKISRKLQTIDDVGLGYVKLGQPATTLSGGEAQRVKLASELHRRSTGRSLYILDEPTTGLHVDDISRLLIVLQRLVENGDTVLVIEHNLDVIKAADYIIDLGPEGGDKGGTIVATGTPEKVAETPESYTGKYLKPILERDRLRMKKEIEEKEATVTNV, translated from the coding sequence ATGGCGATGGATAAATTAATAGTAAAAGGCGCCAGAGCACATAATTTGAAAAATATTGATGTCACCATTCCGCGAGATAAGCTAGTTGTGCTGACGGGGCTTTCCGGTTCAGGAAAGTCCTCGCTCGCTTTTGACACAATCTATGCGGAAGGACAGCGCAGATATGTTGAATCTTTATCTGCGTATGCAAGGCAGTTCCTTGGTCAAATGGATAAGCCGGATGTGGATGCGATCGAAGGATTATCACCAGCTATTTCGATCGACCAAAAAACGACGAGTCGGAATCCGCGCTCGACCGTTGGAACTGTAACAGAAATATATGATTATCTAAGATTATTGTACGCGCGAGTTGGGCGACCAACCTGTCCGAATCACAATATTGAAATCTCTTCACAAACGATAGAACAGATGGTGGACCGTATTCTTGAATACCCGGAACGAACAAAGCTTCAAGTCCTCGCACCACTCGTATCTGGAAGAAAAGGAACACATGTAAAAATTTTAGAGGAAGTCAAGAAGCAAGGCTTTGTCCGCGTCCGCATTGATGGGGACATGCATGACCTTGGCGAAGAAATTGAGCTGGAAAAGAATAAAAAGCATTCCATTGAAGTTGTTATAGACCGGATTGTTGTAAAAGATGGCGTTAGCTCGCGTCTCGCCGATTCGATTGAAACGGCTTTGAAGCTTGGAAATGGCAAGGTTCTCATTGATGTAATCGGAGAAGAAGAGCTATTATTTAGCGAAAATCACGCTTGTCCGCATTGCGGTTTTTCTATCGGCGAGCTTGAGCCGCGGATGTTTTCATTTAACAGCCCATTCGGAGCATGTTCCCACTGTGACGGGCTTGGTTCAAAGCTTGAAGTCGATGTAGATTTAGTGATACCTAATCAAGAATTAACATTAAATCAGTATGCCATTGCTCCATGGGAGTCAACGACTTCACAATACTATCCGCAGCTTCTTGGGGCGATCTGTACCCACTATGGAATTGACATGGATATTCCTGTTAAGGATATTCCAGAGAATCTTTTGGATAAAATTCTATATGGCTCGAATGGAGAAAAAATCTTCTTCCATTACGAGAATGATTTCGGACAAGTAAGAGAGACAATGGTAGAATTCGAGGGCGTCATCCGTAATGTGGAGCGCCGCTATAAGGAGACAAGCTCGGACTATATCCGAGAGCAAATGGAGAAGTATATGGCCCAGCAGCCATGTCCGGGGTGTAAAGGCTATCGCTTAAAAGAGGAAACACTTGCTGTTCTCATTTCTGGCCAGCACATTGGAAAGGTGACTGAGCTATCGATAGAAGAAGCCTTCAAATTTTTTGATCAACTAAATTTATCAGAAAAAGAAATGAAAATCGCGAATCTTATTTTCCGTGAGATCAAAGAGCGTTTAGGGTTTTTAGTGAATGTCGGGCTTGATTATTTAACATTAAGCCGTGCAGCAGGAACTCTCTCAGGCGGAGAGGCGCAGCGGATTCGACTCGCTACTCAGATCGGCTCTCGATTAACAGGTGTGCTATATATATTGGATGAGCCCTCAATTGGTCTTCATCAACGGGACAATGATCGCTTAATCGATACAATGAAGAATATGCGTGATATTGGAAATACGCTTATTGTCGTTGAGCATGACGAGGATACGATGTTTGCAGCAGATTACTTAATCGATATTGGTCCGGGTGCGGGAGTCCACGGCGGAGAAATTGTTTCTGCTGGAACTCCACAAGAGGTAATGGATGATCCTAATTCTTTAACAGGCCAGTATTTATCTGGAAAAAAATTCATCCCACTTCCGGTTGAACGCCGTAAAAATGATGGGCGGTTTATCGAAATTAAAGGGGCAAAGGAAAACAATCTGAAAAATGTCAGCGTTAAATTTCCATTAGGAACCTTCACGGCTGTCACAGGTGTTTCCGGCTCTGGGAAAAGTACATTAATAAATGAAATCCTTCATAAAGCCTTAGCGCAAAGGCTGAATAGAGCGAAAACAAAGCCTGGTGAGCATAAAGAAATTAAAGGAATTGAGCATTTGGATAAAGTCATTGATATTGACCAATCACCAATTGGAAGAACTCCTCGTTCAAATCCAGCTACGTATACAGGCGTGTTTGATGATATTCGTGATGTCTTTGCAACGACGAATGAAGCAAAGGTTAGAGGATATAAAAAGGGCCGTTTCAGTTTTAATGTGAAAGGTGGCCGTTGTGAAGCCTGCCGTGGAGATGGAATTATAAAAATTGAAATGCATTTCTTGCCTGACGTCTATGTTCCATGTGAAGTGTGCCATGGAAAGCGCTATAACCGAGAGACACTTGAGGTTAAGTATAAAGGCAAAAATATATCTGAAATTCTAGATATGACTGTAGAAGATGCGGTGGTATTTTTCGAGAACATTCCAAAAATAAGCCGTAAGCTCCAGACCATTGATGATGTCGGCCTTGGCTATGTGAAGCTAGGTCAGCCTGCTACAACGCTTTCCGGTGGTGAAGCCCAACGCGTTAAGCTCGCTTCAGAATTACATCGCCGCTCAACTGGACGCTCGCTTTATATTCTTGATGAGCCGACAACTGGTTTGCACGTAGACGATATTTCAAGATTGCTCATTGTCCTTCAGCGACTCGTTGAAAACGGGGATACCGTTTTAGTGATTGAGCATAACTTGGATGTCATTAAAGCTGCCGACTATATCATTGATCTCGGACCAGAAGGTGGAGATAAAGGTGGAACAATTGTCGCTACTGGAACACCTGAAAAAGTGGCAGAAACCCCTGAATCCTATACTGGAAAATATTTAAAACCAATTTTAGAGCGAGATCGCTTAAGAATGAAAAAGGAAATTGAAGAAAAAGAAGCTACTGTAACGAATGTATAG
- the uvrB gene encoding excinuclease ABC subunit UvrB yields MKDQFKLVSKYSPQGDQPEAIRKIVEGLNSGKKHQTLLGATGTGKTFTISNVIKEVNRPTLVIAHNKTLAGQLYSEFKDFFPDNAVEYFVSYYDYYQPEAYVPQTDTFIEKDASINDEIDKLRHSATSSLFERKDVVIIASVSCIYGLGSPEEYRELVLSIRTGMEMERNQLLHRLVDIQYERNDIAFQRGTFRVRGDVVEIIPASKDEHCIRVEFFGDEIDRIREVDALTGEILGDRDHVAIFPRSHFVTREEKLRVAIENIEKELEERLTDLRSQDKLLEAQRLEQRTRYDLEMMREMGFCSGIENYSRHLTLRPGGSTPYTLLDFFPEDLLIVIDESHVTLPQIRGMYNGDQARKSVLVEHGFRLPSALDNRPLMFNEFEEHINQIVYVSATPGPYEIEHTPEMIQQIIRPTGLLDPTIDVRPIEGQIDDLIDEIQERIKRNERVLVTTLTKKMSEDLTDYLKEIGIKVNYLHSEVKTLERIEIIRELRLGTYDVLVGINLLREGLDIPEVSLVTILDADKEGFLRSERSLIQTIGRAARNASGHVIMYADKITNSMELAISETKRRRSIQEEYNQKHGITPQTIQKEIRDVIRATHAAEDQTEYNASAKMSKLNKKEREKLITDMEKEMKEAAKALNFERAAELRDLILELKAEG; encoded by the coding sequence ATGAAGGACCAATTTAAACTAGTCTCAAAGTATTCACCTCAAGGAGATCAGCCGGAAGCCATTCGAAAAATTGTAGAAGGGTTAAACTCAGGCAAGAAGCATCAGACTTTATTAGGAGCGACAGGAACCGGGAAGACGTTCACAATCTCTAACGTCATCAAAGAGGTCAATCGGCCAACACTTGTCATTGCTCATAATAAAACGCTAGCTGGACAGCTATATAGTGAGTTTAAAGATTTTTTTCCTGACAATGCGGTTGAATATTTCGTCAGCTATTACGATTATTATCAACCGGAGGCATATGTACCGCAGACTGATACATTTATTGAAAAAGATGCAAGTATTAATGATGAGATTGATAAGCTTCGGCACTCGGCGACATCCTCATTGTTTGAACGTAAAGATGTTGTCATTATTGCCAGTGTTTCTTGCATTTATGGTTTAGGATCTCCAGAAGAATATCGGGAACTTGTATTATCTATTAGAACAGGGATGGAGATGGAAAGAAATCAGCTTCTTCACAGACTGGTAGATATTCAATATGAGAGAAATGATATTGCCTTTCAGCGCGGTACGTTCAGAGTACGAGGAGATGTTGTTGAAATTATTCCTGCTTCCAAGGATGAGCACTGTATTCGCGTGGAGTTTTTCGGCGATGAAATTGACCGTATTCGTGAAGTGGATGCTTTAACAGGTGAGATTCTAGGAGATCGCGATCATGTGGCTATTTTTCCAAGATCACACTTCGTAACCCGTGAAGAAAAGCTGCGGGTAGCCATTGAAAACATTGAGAAGGAATTGGAAGAGCGGCTTACGGATCTAAGATCGCAGGACAAATTGCTCGAGGCTCAGCGTCTCGAGCAGAGAACCCGCTATGATCTGGAAATGATGAGAGAAATGGGCTTTTGTTCAGGAATCGAGAACTACTCAAGGCATTTGACTTTAAGACCTGGAGGCTCGACTCCATATACGCTGCTGGACTTTTTTCCTGAAGATCTCCTTATTGTCATTGATGAGTCCCATGTTACATTGCCGCAAATCCGAGGAATGTACAATGGCGACCAGGCACGAAAATCTGTACTCGTCGAGCATGGCTTCCGTCTTCCGTCTGCATTAGATAATCGTCCATTAATGTTCAATGAATTCGAAGAGCATATAAATCAAATTGTCTATGTATCTGCAACCCCTGGGCCATACGAAATTGAGCACACCCCTGAAATGATTCAACAAATCATCCGTCCAACAGGTCTGCTTGATCCAACCATTGATGTTCGTCCAATTGAAGGTCAAATTGATGATCTAATTGATGAAATTCAAGAACGAATCAAACGAAATGAACGTGTCCTTGTAACGACCTTGACGAAAAAAATGTCTGAAGACTTGACGGATTATTTAAAGGAAATCGGCATTAAAGTGAATTATTTGCATTCTGAGGTAAAAACTTTGGAGCGGATTGAAATCATTCGTGAGCTGCGTCTTGGAACATACGATGTTCTAGTAGGGATTAACCTATTAAGGGAAGGGCTTGATATTCCAGAGGTTTCACTTGTGACTATACTAGATGCGGATAAGGAAGGTTTTCTGCGTTCTGAGCGTTCGCTTATTCAGACAATTGGTCGTGCTGCCCGTAATGCAAGCGGGCATGTCATTATGTACGCAGATAAAATCACAAATTCAATGGAGTTAGCGATTAGCGAAACGAAACGCCGCCGCTCTATTCAAGAAGAATATAATCAAAAGCACGGCATTACACCACAAACGATTCAAAAGGAAATCAGAGATGTTATCCGTGCTACACATGCAGCGGAAGATCAGACAGAATACAATGCTTCAGCGAAAATGAGCAAGCTAAATAAGAAAGAGCGCGAGAAGCTTATTACAGATATGGAAAAAGAAATGAAGGAAGCAGCCAAAGCACTCAATTTCGAACGTGCAGCTGAGCTTCGTGATTTAATTCTAGAGTTGAAAGCGGAAGGATGA
- a CDS encoding LOG family protein: MKKLAVFCGSSNGASNVYIEAAKKMGRELAKRNIALVYGGASVGIMGAVADSVLEEGGQVIGVMPRFLDEREISHKNLTELIVVDSMHERKAKMADLADGFIALPGGPGTLEEFFEIFTWAQIGLHQKPIGLLNINHYYDPLVALFNHMTSEQFMHDKYRTMAIVDAEPNGLLDQFNKYVPPTIKTYN, encoded by the coding sequence ATGAAAAAGCTAGCTGTATTTTGTGGTTCAAGCAACGGAGCATCTAATGTCTATATAGAGGCTGCGAAAAAAATGGGTAGAGAGCTTGCTAAACGGAACATTGCGCTTGTATATGGCGGGGCAAGTGTAGGAATTATGGGCGCAGTTGCAGATTCCGTTTTGGAAGAAGGCGGACAAGTCATTGGGGTAATGCCCCGTTTCCTAGATGAAAGAGAAATATCCCACAAGAACTTAACAGAGCTAATTGTTGTGGATTCCATGCACGAGAGGAAAGCGAAAATGGCAGATTTGGCAGATGGATTTATAGCTTTGCCAGGTGGACCAGGAACTTTAGAAGAGTTCTTTGAGATTTTTACTTGGGCTCAGATAGGGCTTCATCAAAAACCTATTGGACTCTTAAATATCAATCATTATTATGATCCTCTTGTTGCTTTATTCAATCATATGACTAGTGAACAGTTCATGCATGATAAATATCGTACGATGGCAATAGTAGATGCCGAACCAAATGGACTGCTTGATCAATTTAATAAATATGTACCACCAACTATAAAAACTTATAACTGA
- a CDS encoding CsbA family protein, with translation MLLKFLSALLLPGLLVVFFTRVAYNQVIGLVLTVALIAASVYKGYTDSIWLIVVDAFSLTVGFWYSNRMKQNARQKS, from the coding sequence TTGTTATTAAAATTCTTATCAGCCTTGCTGCTTCCGGGTTTGTTAGTCGTATTTTTTACGAGAGTAGCATATAATCAGGTGATTGGACTTGTTTTGACGGTAGCATTAATTGCAGCTTCTGTTTATAAAGGCTACACAGATTCAATATGGCTCATAGTTGTAGATGCATTTTCATTAACCGTTGGTTTCTGGTATTCGAATCGGATGAAGCAGAATGCCAGACAAAAATCTTAA